Part of the Paramisgurnus dabryanus chromosome 21, PD_genome_1.1, whole genome shotgun sequence genome, TTATGGAATTAAAATTAATTGCAAAGAAACCAATAAAATCCATGGCAAAATATGCATGCCAATGTTTACCAAAAATATTACACTGATGCTGGGAACTTGGGGTAGTTGTCACATTGGCAACACTTAGGAAAATTAAATATcgttttaatatagtaaaagtgaAGTAGCTcaagaagtttttttttttttttgagggatTGATcatttgtatgaccacagtttaactacaaatttgtaaaatatgGTAAACAATGGTTACATTTTATGTTATAGGGATTGTTAATGTACATCACCGCAGTGTTGCATTATGGGACGTGGGCGCCATGTTTAGAGgcaccgccgaccgctatgccaTTTAATTGTGGGTGTGTTAAGCTAAAACTAGGTAAACTTGAAGAAGAACCGAAGAAATTTAGgagtttgaaagaaaaagagaagggACCCTATCGGGAGAAACTAAGTGCTACtgccaaaaaactttatttggacaaataaacaacagatccaTTTGATTTAGCAGCCCATGACTGGATTACGGATCCAGACGAACTACCTCCGCTCACATATCTGTTATTATTACCTTGTTTTTGGATTGAGTGATACACTTTGCAGGAGTTTAAGAGCTATAAATCCCTTCAAGCTCATAGTAAGATGACATTCTTCTTTCGGAGTTTTATgacggttggcaaaccagctaaAAGATATATGCCATTTACTTACAATGTATACGTATCTTAATGAATCTATAAAAAAATATCCGTTTTATTCTGTGCAATGAATCAACACATGTATAAGATGGCTCTTCTGTTCTTGGCcaagttattaaaacaaacaaaatgctaaatattcaGCTAACGTTCTGTTATTTCAAAGAGTCACAAGCAGTGGGTTTGAgcagttgcatttaataaaaaatatttgttataatcgtcaaaattgtctaaagatttatttttataactcgTGTGGTTATGTTGATCAGAAATGAATGAATAACGttacataatttacatttacaagttagtttgacagtgttagcataaaaacaagacaatttaagtggttctgcttttattaatcacaaattactgaatgactgaaaatgcagcaaacacactCTATAGCTGATGCAGggatttttttgaaaagtaaaagttttttctCCTGATTGCGGCAGGCAAACCACGCGATCCGGCGTCTTTTCGTCAGCTCCTCCACCGGCTTCCCCCaaataaaagctgaaaaaacGTATTCCGTTGTTCAGTTTCCTCCCTGAACGATCGTGTGACCTGCTGTGGCAGTTCTTGATCGAGCAGTACTGACTAAACATATCcaagtttattaaaatctcgacagaaaatacaaaaacaacctcCAACACACTAACTCAAATACAGCGGGATAGGAGGCGATCCTGCAAATATGGCGGATTACTCATAATGCCACACGGCGTGACGTCAACTCCACATTCCCTATAATCATTACAATGTCTGTTATTCTGTTGAATTTATTTCATCGTCTTTTACAGTTTTTCGGTGTTTATGAATTATTtcgattttaaaaaaaaatcattttaattaataaaattattattagtaatTGTCGTCAATGTTGGGGGACGTTGTCGCTTGAGCGCCAAAATAACCCCGCCCACAAAAACACGCACCGCACGCCGCCCGTGGCGTCATCATTTCACATGGAGAGCAACGCCACCACAAGtaagaaaattaaaataaatctaaacaGTGAACTTTTTTAGATTTCCACTTAagattgtttttaaaatgacgATCTCCAAAAGACAAACTCACGTGCTCCGCTTCTGAGGCCACATGAAGGCGCCAATGTTTTGATTgcctaaaaatgtttgtttgcaGTTTTTAGTAACAAAGGCAAGGGATATTTCACGTGAcatatttctgttagttaaATGAGACACTTGCGTTTATGTATCTTAAGCGACATAAACAGAGTTTGAATCTTTAAAATTTTCCAGTATGTTCCCAACTTCCCATGACCTTTGAAGTAAAGTGTTGTACCGGTTGAGCTACAGGTATTTGCAATTCAGTCACATAAGAGTAGTATCTTTTAAAATAGCctacatttctttgtttattatttaaaaaaatgattgtGCTAgcataattatgttttttgtcgttaaaatgaatttaaatattCACATATGCagacttttttattaaataatgacCAACTAAACTTTTAAACGGTAGCTTGTATGGTACATACAACACGCATGCGCAGTTGCTCACACAAGTACTCATTTAAATGCTTTTGTCTCCAATTTAGCTCTCTCTCAGTTCTGCAGTATCAGAGAGGAGTCGTCCAAAGCATTGCACCTGCCCATGAGCTCAGATCAGGCTGAAGAatgacagggagagagagaaattcAAAGACGATCCACAGCAGAGGAAAGGTACAGCGAGGTTAGAGTTCACAGTAGGGTGGAACAAGCCATTAAAGTGACATTGTGAGGCGAGACTTGTCTACTCTGAGCTTTGTGAGAGTGCCGGCTTGTCAAAGTTAAAGAGCTTCTAATAGGATGGGGATGCTGTCGTGTTTATCCTGCCTCCCCCCTCTACACGCCCACTGTATTGTGGAGGTGGCCCGGCTTTGAGCGCCCACAATGGCTGGAGAGGAGGGACAGATGGGGGTCCCTATGGAAGGAGGCACAAAAAGAAAGCAAGGTAGGAGGGCCCGGCTGTGTGAGAGAGAGCTTGCAGTTAGCTCACACTGATTGCCATGCAAAGTAATGGAGAGTTAAAGAGAAATGGATGGGAAAAGTGAGAAAAACATGGAAAAGGGGAGGGGAAGAAAGGTCAACAAGAGATTTAGTGAGTTGTAAAATAATCTGTATTAGATATGGAATACAGTATTGACGTACGGGGAAACTATTATTAACAGATAACGCATATGACAAGGGTCAGTGTATAGAAATGGCCACTAAACTAGACCCTACATTTTTACTTCACATAGTTTTGTTCGTGGTTTTTGGTTACGAGGGCATGTCTTGCATTTTCTGACTTGGCTAGGTTGTACCAAATTTGCACCAAAATACCATAGAGATGGATCTGACATCAACCACTACTGTCTGAACCCGACCTACCATACAATCTAAAAATGCAACCGTATGTCAATAGTTTTGTGCttgaataatttaaatgttttaatattttttaaacgaGTCAGTCTGTGAAAGAATAGGTCTTTGTTTAGTCCCCATACATCTGAGTTAATCTGTGCCCTTCCAGGTGAGTCCCTTAGCATTAATTTTGGCTCAGTGTGTCATAATGGGCTGAATGGGGTGGGAGTTGAATTATGTGTGAAAGGAGGGGATGCTGAGCGGAGGTGAGGCAGGGGTGTGTGGCAGAGCCTCTTCTGGTGTAAGATGAGGAGAGCCGAGGGGGAGGACCCGCACACAGCAACAGATGGGCCCCATTGGCGCTCTCAGGTTGTAAACTTTCTGTTGGGAACATCTGTCAGTTTGTCCATATGCCACAATCAGAGAGCAAAAACCCCAGTCTCATACTGCGTGCGTGCGGAGGGTGGACACCTGTCATACCCTGTGATGAGACATGATGGAGTTTTTGATGTTTACTTACCGTTGCTCTAGGGAAGTCAAGAagacacatttttaataatgcatgaattaataaagattaaaaaTAGTTACtctaaaatttacttttatgtccTCGCAACCCCAacgtttttaaagaatatttatcCAGCTTTTGCTAGAATACATTTTTGGACGTTGAGAGCAATGTTTATTATGAACTGTATGAATTTCTATGTTTTCAATTGAGGAAAGAAAACTATTGGATGTGCTATATAGTGACATGACCATCATAAGTTCACGCAGACATTTTTTCTGTGAATCATTCctttaaaacagaaatgcaatgtTTGAGAACTTTAACAATGCAACATGTACAACttgggtaaaaaaaaaaaaactcttaaaaTTACGCAACACCACAAAATCAAAAACGTGAACGTAATCCCACACCATTATTTATAGATTATAGGTCTCCTCTGAACTCCTCCTCTAGTTGAGTGTTacatcatttatttttgtgaaaaatgtcttatttttcTATTTGCTCTGTTGTGAGCGGATAAAGGAGAATTAAGCAGTTGATCGGGGCTCAGTGTCCAGAGTGTTGCATTAGACCGTAATCCTGGGCATAGGGGGAGATGGGATAGCATCCCTAATCCTTCGCCTGCCCTATCTGAAATATGTGCTAAAGTATTTTAAACAGGTCACATTATAAAAACTGTACACACGCTTTACCTACAAGTATGCTACAGGTCCCATacctaaaaaataacaatactgCATTTAACTGCTTAACATTGCTTAAAGGGtcagttcactttaaaatgaaaattctgtcatcatgttattctaaacctgtatgaatttattttttctgattaacacaaaagatgatattttgagaagtgatggtaaacacacagcagtaagtgaccatagactttcatagtaggaaaaaaaatattttggaagtactGTGATgaatgactaagaaaatattttgataaatgatggtaagcacgcagttgacagtacccattaaattccatcatattttttttattactatggaagtctatggtcacgtAGTGCTGCGTGTTTACATAacttctcaaaatatcttcttttgtgttattcaGAAAAAGAGATTAATACAGGTTAAGagcaacatgaggatgagtaaatgacagatttttcattttaaagtgaaccaTCCTTTTAACATCCTTAGTCATTTATTTTGTGGTTGCACCTCAACAGTACAAACAATTCGCAGTACCAAAACCCACAGAGCCCTCCAGCGGTAAATCTTCGTCACTTCCCAGTGTGCACCATAACAGTGTCTACAGTGACAGATGTTACAGGGGCAACAGTTGGTATGGAGAGGGAGGGGCCTAGGACCATCTGCCCAGGGTCAAGGCTGGGATATATAAAAGGTCTTGCAAAGAAAAATGGCTACATAACTGCGATTGTGTTGAATATGTCAAGTGTTTTTACAGAATACTTACACAAATAATATGATTGTTATACCCGAGtgacctttttaaaaaaaaaagccaAATCTATGAATGACTCCACCCATCCGAAACACGTGCATGTTTGCATCAACATGGTTTAAAATTAAATACCATTAGCATTTCAAAAACAAGCAGTTGTtagagtttgcatgttctccctgcgTCAGCATAGGTACTCAGGTTTCAGTCCATAGACATGCAGGTTAGGTGTTAAGATGCCAAATTCCTTCCCCAACTTGTAAATCGGTTTGTGCATAATTAACCTGTTCTTGCCCAGGAATACATCTATAGATGCGGGAATGGTACGGAGACAAATAATCTTGTGCGTCAAGCAGCAATAACTAGAATGTTGAATAGATTACAATTcgtttatttaaataacaatttaaaataaaactagCATCAGTGGGTATCAAATAAGAGCTTTCAGACTTTTGCTGATGGCTTCCACCTCATCACGGAAGTTGGCGATTTTCATATGACCCATCTTTTTCTGGATAGGCAAAGAGAAAACCCTTATGACACACACCGTATAAAGAGTTATGCTGAAAATTAACTAAATGCAAATTTAAGAATATACAAATTTTACACTTACAATGTAGACACGGAGTCGCTCCTGTTCCAGGTGAAAGAACTCTATTGCAGTGATCTCTTCAAATGTCTTTTTCAGGTGAAGAAAAGCGCAGTTGGGAGAGCGTTTGGCATGCTCGGTCCTTTGAGACGCAGACACGCATTAAGAAACATTCAAATGGTAAGAACTTGTCAATTATATTTAGTAGGTTTCAGTTTAAAGCTCCTGTAGCTCaatagagcattgcattagcagtgcgaAAGTTTATGGGTTCAGTTCTAGGGAACATACACacactaataaaatgtataccttgaatgcaGGTCGTTGTGtgtaaaagcatctgccaatgcataaattaatttaaataaattaagtgCTAATGGATTATAAAGTTGTGCTTCTGGATGGCGAAGCTTACCAGGGGTTATCATCAGGTTCCCAGCCCTCCAGCTCTCTGAGGCAGTAGAAACAGCAGGCCACGTCTGGTTCATTCTCACTTGGACAGTGTACAAAACCTGCCTTTGCCATCTAATGAAGGTGAAGAAAGAGCAAGCAGAGGTTTCTATAGGCGTTTCTTAATGCGAAGGTTGTAGCCTCCGgaggtcacatttgtaggctcattaaaactgtttattttaaatattaacaattataaagtcgactattattctttgttaaaagtaaactgttgtaatatgcttatgactcgCGAatataatgctcagttaactttaATAAACCAGAATCGATGACGTAGGCAGCCTGCATAGGCGACCTCCGGAgtctgcagccttcggattgagaaacggcctatataaaacaaaacaatcacACTGACATTGAGAGGTAGATGATTGTGAACCTCACAGTACGCGTCTGGTAAATATAGTGTATTTCCTAGTTTTGCAGGCATACTCACCAGTTCTGGCGTACACTGGCAATCCTCTCGAAAAGGCCACTCGGAAAAGGTCTGCAATCGCTTTTCATAACTATACATTTGATCAAATGACAGAAGTCGCGCTGCAGTCACCTCTGAGTGAGACATATCTGAAAGCTCACGAGCTGCTTCTCACTATAAACCTGactgtgtgtggttgtgtaaAACTTCTTTATTGGCGGCTCGCATTTCGCTATTTAATTGCCTGCCTGTTGTTCTGTAATAATTGATGAACCATTGACAGCTGTGCTCGACTTTACGCGTCGCTGCGCAGACCGTTCGGCGCATGACATCGAAGTACCGCGAGATGTTTCGTGGAGCACTCGCGctactttgatgtcataagaCAAACGATCTGCTtagcgccgcataaagtcaaaATACACACCTAAAGAAAAGCAACGGTGTTAAGTAACAGCTTAATGAATGTaatataagtaaaataaaatgaggAAAATTGCACCCACATGAATAAATTATGTAGTATAGCCTACTACGTTTAGTGCGTATGCATgcggtaaaataaaaaaaatactttagaaCCATATCATATtaaattacaatatttattataGCCTATCAGTAAGATAATACTACAGGATACAATAGAAAATAACAAGTACTATAAAAATGCtgagttattttcaacccagcattgggtcaaaaagggatgagcccttggttcaaatataaacattttctgggttaatttcaacccAGCTTCTGGGcctgtccctttttgacccaatgctggttatttttaacccagcatttttagagtgtataggCTAGTATATCTTACTTTAAAAATAACCTAGcaatttttgtacttttacaaaatgtattgatTACTATGTAGACAATTTTACACAATTTCAACAATTGCTAAACTAAACTGCATGATTTTTCCATGTGGGCAgggaagaaaattttcttctacgAGTAAGTACAGTATAAatttgtaattttatgtatattaGGAAGCAATACTACATAAATACTCTTTTATTTCAATGAGACTGTTTTCATGGATACATTTGGAATAGCAGGTTTATATCTCCCTCTGCTGGACGAACTTAAACACGCATGTTTTTTTACTGgttcattaaaatcaccaactcACTAAAATTAACCAAATAGCCTATCTCGTTTTTTTCCTTTAAGATGTAATTAGTACACTTAGTAGGGTACACTTGTTATTAAACTCAAAAAGGTACAACTCATACAAATATGTTTGCCCCTATAACCTACTGTTGTGAATCAGAAAAATCAGCTTATCATATTGGATAGATCTTTAATGTgcaattcaaatttttttagaaacttaatttgtcttttatatgtgtatattagcatgtttttattttaaaaaaattaaatctctCCCAAATTGCTCCCCCTAATATCTAAGCCTCTAAAAACCCTTTATGTGTAATCCTGATATTTCCACCTGTGGTAATAAGATTCAGCTTTGTGAGAatgtaaatacataaaatagTGACAGTCTTGCTAAAACAaatcatataaaataaatagttcAGTAAATACATCATGCCCTACACTAGATAACCCTTAACAAGTCCCAGAAGACTGTGGTAGGTGTTTAGAAACATAGATTTACGCAGAACTGGACATCATCAGCCTGCTTTGATATCGGCAGGTTATCCCTTCATGGCCTCAGTTAGCCAATTACAGTAAGCCAATACACACCATAAAATGAGATCATAGTGTGTGGCGTACAACTTTAATGGTTTGCGGTGTGAGCGTTTATGACTGGTGTGTAAAGGGAAGGGTCCTTTTGCTGTCACCGTGTCCTGTAACTGTATCTCAGTCTGCGTGGCTGTTGAAATGTGCTTACTGCTTCAAAAAGCGGCCCCATTGCGCCTCTCTGCCCTTCTGAAAACTTTTCCGTCAGGGTCGTATATGTAAATCTATATGTATCACTCAACAAGGGTGGTTTTTATAAAATTTAAAGgattatttttactcaatgattTGTTGGCTCGGAGGTTTTGAAGAATTATGACTGCCTGTTATCTGTTTTGTGGTGATAGTTTGACACTTAATAGTCAGTGTAGAGTTTCACATCATGACATTTGGCGCATTTACTTCAGACAAGACCCCACACTGGAGCTGTCACTCATTCAGAACTCATCGTAGATGTTAAGTGGGAATACATTACTGTCAGCTGCTATATGACCTCTATATGATATCGTGTTGTGTTGTCTGTGGCTTACCTGTATTATGTTTACACTTAAATAGACACAGTCAATAGTTTTACCCTTAAAAATATTGACTAAAATTATAAGTTGTAATGCAAAGATATGCTAGAACCATATCATCAATCCCATTCTAAATGTAGGTATACACCAAACCAGATTCGAACCCTCAAAGTCTCCGTGAGCACAGCAGCTGTTATGAGCAACACACTCCACAATGTGCCACAGCTCCAACATGATTGAAATTTTTCATGACATTCTTCTCCAATTGCAGGATTCTGAAACATCAGAGGGGCCACCGGGAGACACGAGAACATGGTTGCACATTTTCTCACATAATCTGAAAATCGCTGCTATGTGCATCGACAAAGTTGTCCAAATTGTGAAATCAGACCTGGTCTGGATGTTCCGGCTGGATTTAATCACACCACCCAGAGAAAAGTTTAAAGTCCTGAGCTACTAAGTCCCATCGACCCAGCTGTCAGGTACGTATCTCGTGCCCTCCAGCccttatctctctctctctccctctctccatCCCTATCCGAACTTTCATTGACATACGATTCTCCGCTCTCTATGTCCCACCCTCCCTACTTTGTTCTCCTCCTCTCCCTTCCAAGCGCAGTTGTCTTCACTTATTAGGATCCTGGTGTGATTAGCTCTTGGAATCTCTTGCACTTGTTCTGTATTCTCAGTGTGGTGAGACTAAAAGGGGAGAGTGGGATGGGCCGGCAGAAAGAAATGTGAGTCTTGGTTACCGTGTCATGTTCTTTGCAGGAGAAATTGTCTGTCTGACTCGTGCAATTGTGCAAAGTTCATCGGGACTATTTTGGCTCCTCATCCAAATATCTCTGCGGTCTCAAGAAACCAAGCTACCCCGGCGCTCCGTTGTTCATGCCAGCGAAGGTTTCCACTGGGAATTTGTAGTGTCGCGGTGCAAGTGGAAAGACCCTCTGAGACACAAAGAGGAGGCTGGACAACAGGAAGTGTTGCAGGAAGAGGATTTAATGTGGGGCACAGGTAAGACCATCTATTTAAATTTCTGTTTGCAGTGTCCTGTGAATACATCTGAGATAAAATAGTTTTCCACAGAGATCCATTTTGCTGCATTTGCAGAAATGCACAGCAGCACCGTGAGTCTGGGCTAAGAGGAAACAACACTGTAATAGTTTTTCTGTATTCACCatattctgtattttcagaatttgtaaatattaatataCATTGCATAAGCATGTATAGGACATAGATTAATAGTTCTGGTGATGTGATATATCTAAGCCTGTGGTCAACATCTAGTCTTTCTAATTTAgtcatgtcagtcttgtcaTTAGCAATATTGTATTTCCTTTAAAGAATTcgaatagattttttttctcatacaGCAACTGGACAGCTaaggttttgttgttgtgtttttagtGCGCCAGAAAATAATCTGAGATGATCTCACAACATCACACCCCCAAACAACACAGGGTTACAATGAACGCAGTTGTATTTTCTATGTATATCACACATACATGCAAGTGTGCGTTTGATTATATGCACATCATTTTTTGAAGTAATTTTGCCCATAGCAAATAATTACCTACAGCCTGTAAAAGTATGAATGGACTGACGTTTCAGATTTTATTGCAATGTGAAGGACATAAGCTATAAAAAGAAAAGTAAAACCATTTGAATGCTTTTCATGACTTTTTAATATCCGTGCTtggaagtaaaataaaaatgaagcttAGCTATAAAGGTCAGTCTGTTTTTTTAGGACTGGGTTATATTCATACTATTGAATTTTCAACTTTTCTGGGATGTTTTCAGTCGGGAAATAAAGAATTGTATGATCATCCCGCAAAAATAAATCGCTTTCAAGGGGCGCACATGACACGATTCCTGAAGTTCTTTGaatgtttgtgtgtatatgCAAGCATGCGTTTGCTAGAAAGTGTATATATGTTTAAGGCTAAATGTTTGCTGAGATAGATAGGTGTAGACGTGGTATTAGGAGGGTCTCTGTTATCTGCCAAAGGTGTGAAATAAGCATCCctgtgtgagagagagtgacAGTCAACCTCAACATTCCCTTCTAACACACAAGCTGTCCCTTGGAAACCTCTCATTCACGGAAAGGTTTCCAGAAATCTTTCCTTCTTGTTGTAGAGGCACCTAACTGATATGGATCCACATTTGATCGATATTCTAATTTTAGTCTGATCATCCACTGTCATGCAAACAGATACTCATAGACCTGCTGCTGGCTCGGTGCTTTTCAAGGGCATTGAAGAACCTTGAAGGACTCACACATATTTAATGAACATCAAAAAACCCTTTATTACTTtgcatgcattatttttttatttagaagaCAATGTCGATTTTGTCTATTATCTATTATGTACATATGTACGTGAGATATGTTAGAAATCTGCACCATGTAatgaataatattttatatgtcACATGGTACTGATTTCCCAAATAAGCACCATTACTGACATACATTGATTTCTCCTGATAGACACACCATTGCTGTGGGTTATTACGGTTATGGTGTCCTTAGTCCTGGTCATCCTTTGACCTTTCAGTGCAGTCTCTAAATTCACCACCCCTGCGctagcacacacacacgcacagacacacacacgcacacattctggtttccatgttttgcggggacattccatagatgtaatgcattttatactgtacaaactgtatattctattcccctaacccaaaccctaaccctgaccatcacagaaaactttctgctaccttagattttcaataaacatcattctgtttgatttataagctttttttctcatggggacctcaaaatgtccccataAGGTcaaaaaaatactggtattctggtaaattaattaatacattaatacatacctatcttttttcaatgcgtgcacttaatctttgtacagcgtgttgtgaatgttagcatttagccgaGCCcgattcattccttaggatccaaacagggatgaatttagaagccaccaaacacttccatgttttccatatttaaagactgttacatgagtagttacacgagtaagtttgatggcacaaaacaaaacatggcgacaaaaactatattgtatggcggaagaacactttgtttgcagcacttcgacctcagcACGCcataacatcatcactcctaaCTACTCCttctctcgctcaaacttccgttAATATTTCTGCGCCCAAGGTCGCAGGGTTAAAtctggaaaacatggaagtgtttggtggcttctaaattcatccctgtttggatcctaaggaatgaatggggctaggctaaatgctaacacattcacgacacgctgtacaaagattaagtgcacgcattgaataaagataggtatgtatcaatttgtctaagttgaggtaagaatatagtgaaatattgaaaaatggtggtgtttttctttaagcGTGACAACGCGTGTGCGCCCGATGAAACGTCTATAGGACCAGTCTGGAAAGCCGTATGTGCTGTACatatcaaaacaaacaaatgtttgtTCACTGTGGTTAATCTGTTCATTTTATGTGAGTATACCAGAAAAATGTGAGAACAGATGATATGACGATTggttaaaatacaaattttacaTCTGTCTCTAGATATACTGTATCTGTGTCCACTCACCCGTCCAACTCTTAAGTTCATATTTAATCTTTTGATGTTCTCATCTGTAGTTAAGCACATTAAAAATAGACCCTCAATATTGCAATAGACCCTTGGTCCCTCGGCCAGACAGGAAAACCTTCAACATGTTTTTGGCCTGGTCCCCTAACACATGGACCATGTTCCTTGCAGCTGCGTTGTCAACATAGAAAGCTCCTCATTTTCTTTCAATGTTTCTGCATCTTTTATTTGGATACGATGTTTCATTTTGCCTTCTAGTTCCAGGTTCCTAGGTTTGTTTGTGTCCCTGGCTCTGTGTTCGCATGAGAGGCTTAATGTGCAGAGGTCGGTTTCCAGTCTGGAAGTGCTCCAGGCTGCTGTGCTACACAAGTGTATACAGTGTGTTTGGGGATGTGAATCCCAAAAGCCCCCTTTTAAAAATAGCAGTCAAAATAAACCGTAATTCTTAGTTAAATTGTCAATTTTTAAGGAGGAAGACGTATAAATATAGGATCATGTCCTATACATAAGCATCACTTATAATGccccactttttttgaa contains:
- the birc5b gene encoding baculoviral IAP repeat-containing protein 5b; its protein translation is MSHSEVTAARLLSFDQMYSYEKRLQTFSEWPFREDCQCTPELMAKAGFVHCPSENEPDVACCFYCLRELEGWEPDDNPWTEHAKRSPNCAFLHLKKTFEEITAIEFFHLEQERLRVYIKKMGHMKIANFRDEVEAISKSLKALI